One Drosophila willistoni isolate 14030-0811.24 chromosome 2R unlocalized genomic scaffold, UCI_dwil_1.1 Seg167, whole genome shotgun sequence DNA segment encodes these proteins:
- the LOC6643977 gene encoding leucine carboxyl methyltransferase 1 isoform X2, which yields MEPPSTGGVHQSAAGNNSTHKFHPCDEAVIATNDDASDCKRCAVRLGYWKDDYIGYFVRNQERKAPEINRGYFARVKGVEMCVEKFLKKTSGNCQIINLGCGFDTLYFRLRDTAHQVKNFIELDFPTVTARKCYTIKRNKALLAKIHDEDGEVRLSPTDLHGPNYHLMGVDLRNLDEVDNKLQQAEVDYTLPTIFLAECVLVYIEAQNCRNLLKWIAQKFQAAVFVNYEQVNMNDRFGEVMLNNLRSRGCSLAGVESCLSLETQNQRFKDCGWSGARAWDMVQVYESISTAERQRIERLEMLDEGELLLQLFQHYCLVVAWLGLAFQDLDITVEELMSSLNID from the exons ATGGAGCCACCATCGACTGGTGGTGTGCATCAGTCCGCCGCTGGCAACAATTCCACACACAAATTTCATCCATGCGATGAGGCCGTGATAGCCACCAATGACGATGCTAGCGATTGCAAGCGATGTGCCGTCCGCCTTGGCTATTGGAAGGACGACTATATTGGATACTTTGTAAGGAATCAGGAGCGCAAAGCGCCGGAGATAAACCGTGGATACTTTGCCCGCGTCAAGGGCGTGGAGATGTGTGTGGAGAAGTTCCTGAAG AAAACTTCCGGAAATTGTCAAATCATCAATCTAGGATGTGGCTTTGATACTCTTTACTTTCGCCTAAGGGATACCGCCCATCAAGTGAAGAACTTCATCGAATTGGATTTCCCCACAGTCACGGCGCGCAAATGCTACACAATCAAACGTAACAAGGCTCTGTTGGCCAAAATCCATGATGAGGATGGCGAGGTTCGTCTCAGTCCAACAGATTTGCATGGTCCCAACTACCATTTGATGGGAGTGGATTTGCGTAATCTTGATGAGGTTGACAATAAACTGCAACAGGCCGAGGTGGACTATACGCTGCCCACCATCTTTCTGGCCGAGTGTGTCCTAGTCTACATAGAGGCCCAGAATTGTCGCAACTTATTGAAATGGATAGCCCAAAAGTTCCAAGCGGCTGTCTTTGTCAACTATGAGCAG GTTAATATGAATGATCGCTTTGGCGAGGTAATGCTCAATAATCTACGCTCACGCGGCTGCAGTCTTGCTGGAGTCGAATCCTGCCTGTCGCTGGAAACACAGAATCAGCGTTTCAAGGACTGCGGCTGGAGTGGGGCTCGAGCCTGGGACATGGTGCAGGTTTATGAGAGCATCTCAACTGCTGAACGCCAGCGTATTGAGCGTCTCGAAATGCTGGATGAGGGTGAATTGCTGCTTCAATTGTTCCAGCACTATTGCCTTGTGGTTGCATGGCTGGGTCTAGCCTTTCAGGATTTAGATATCAC TGTGGAGGAGCTGATGTCCTCTTTAAATATTGATTAA
- the LOC6643977 gene encoding leucine carboxyl methyltransferase 1 isoform X1 gives MEPPSTGGVHQSAAGNNSTHKFHPCDEAVIATNDDASDCKRCAVRLGYWKDDYIGYFVRNQERKAPEINRGYFARVKGVEMCVEKFLKKTSGNCQIINLGCGFDTLYFRLRDTAHQVKNFIELDFPTVTARKCYTIKRNKALLAKIHDEDGEVRLSPTDLHGPNYHLMGVDLRNLDEVDNKLQQAEVDYTLPTIFLAECVLVYIEAQNCRNLLKWIAQKFQAAVFVNYEQVNMNDRFGEVMLNNLRSRGCSLAGVESCLSLETQNQRFKDCGWSGARAWDMVQVYESISTAERQRIERLEMLDEGELLLQLFQHYCLVVAWLGLAFQDLDITCVPVVEELMSSLNID, from the exons ATGGAGCCACCATCGACTGGTGGTGTGCATCAGTCCGCCGCTGGCAACAATTCCACACACAAATTTCATCCATGCGATGAGGCCGTGATAGCCACCAATGACGATGCTAGCGATTGCAAGCGATGTGCCGTCCGCCTTGGCTATTGGAAGGACGACTATATTGGATACTTTGTAAGGAATCAGGAGCGCAAAGCGCCGGAGATAAACCGTGGATACTTTGCCCGCGTCAAGGGCGTGGAGATGTGTGTGGAGAAGTTCCTGAAG AAAACTTCCGGAAATTGTCAAATCATCAATCTAGGATGTGGCTTTGATACTCTTTACTTTCGCCTAAGGGATACCGCCCATCAAGTGAAGAACTTCATCGAATTGGATTTCCCCACAGTCACGGCGCGCAAATGCTACACAATCAAACGTAACAAGGCTCTGTTGGCCAAAATCCATGATGAGGATGGCGAGGTTCGTCTCAGTCCAACAGATTTGCATGGTCCCAACTACCATTTGATGGGAGTGGATTTGCGTAATCTTGATGAGGTTGACAATAAACTGCAACAGGCCGAGGTGGACTATACGCTGCCCACCATCTTTCTGGCCGAGTGTGTCCTAGTCTACATAGAGGCCCAGAATTGTCGCAACTTATTGAAATGGATAGCCCAAAAGTTCCAAGCGGCTGTCTTTGTCAACTATGAGCAG GTTAATATGAATGATCGCTTTGGCGAGGTAATGCTCAATAATCTACGCTCACGCGGCTGCAGTCTTGCTGGAGTCGAATCCTGCCTGTCGCTGGAAACACAGAATCAGCGTTTCAAGGACTGCGGCTGGAGTGGGGCTCGAGCCTGGGACATGGTGCAGGTTTATGAGAGCATCTCAACTGCTGAACGCCAGCGTATTGAGCGTCTCGAAATGCTGGATGAGGGTGAATTGCTGCTTCAATTGTTCCAGCACTATTGCCTTGTGGTTGCATGGCTGGGTCTAGCCTTTCAGGATTTAGATATCACGTGCGTCCCAGT TGTGGAGGAGCTGATGTCCTCTTTAAATATTGATTAA
- the LOC6643978 gene encoding X-ray repair cross-complementing protein 5: MATNKESLIVILDIRTCAQEEFKLKAVKCAAEIIKDKIVSDKKDYISFVLVGTEHNEKNAPNVKKYEHIQLCTWPLLLKFFKFVNETATDKGQWLDGLKVALEMQEQALSFKPARQRILLLFDFNSAKQEYEDFQEITNNLLNSGIELIVGSHNIAYKDNPETNLPQAIFNLSRKASPEELDNQKYALQLVFQCNATLCNFKETLRNIFKVTNRRPWSWNAKLFIGSKISLNLQGIIAMKNESLVKLKKVWSEKKEWVSREERYYIKGSEITPLPEDLIDGYMLGGTAVPYDDTLIEPKEPHPAGLHFVGFVEWESIPDEYFCGDSLYMLVHQKGNSVSARKLDALVRALILKKRVILCWKIFSLKFNTPRVVVLIPQQPEENKPASLYMLELSYHAQHHFWDFPSLRTAKTESNSDQLEAIDNLIDSMDLECTLKDTQMPRACAQNDLLPFDGLPSIYEQNIMDVLEYKVLDRVSNDEQFKKLKEERKFVDVFWSVPEAIEEKSKQAANAVKKLFPLERSLAWQEKLKAKELEEQSLPIKQERKDLESPLHLNNIGLVNPAQDYKQILDNLKTLSNTTLRDSQFQVHSAQMRVVILTLMERKNLNLEQLKDVIQLYRNSCLDFNSLKEYDQFASELKKKATDKQLKEFWEKIIVELQLGPLLIGEPTLDDELRLKAFYTIEHWPEAMDE, translated from the exons ATGGCAACTAACAAGGAAAGTCTTATTGTGATCCTGGATATAAGGACATGCGCGCAGGAAGAATTCAAATTGAAAGCTGTAAAATGTGCTGCAGAAATAATCAAGGATAAG ATTGTCAGCGACAAGAAAGATTATATATCCTTTGTGCTAGTGGGAACGGAGCACAACGAAAAAAATGCTCCAAAtgtgaagaaatatgaacatatTCAACTTTGCACTTGGCCATTGTTGCtcaaattctttaaatttgtCAATGAGACAGCTACAGATAAGGGTCAATGGCTAGATGGACTAAAAGTTGCCTTAGAAATGCAGGAACAAGCTTTGTC TTTTAAGCCTGCTAGACAGCGAattcttttgttgtttgacTTTAATTCTGCGAAACAGGAGTATGAAGACTTTCAAGAAATTACAAACAATTTACTCAATTCGGGCATTGAGCTTATAGTTGG GTCTCACAATATTGCCTACAAGGATAATCCAGAGACAAATCTGCCCCAGGCCATTTTTAATTTGAGCCGAAAAGCATCGCCCGAAGAGTTGGATAACCAAAAATATGCCTTGCAGCTCGTTTTCCAGTGTAATGCAACGCTCTGCAATTTTAAGGAGACATTGCGCAACATCTTTAAGGTTACCAATCGACGTCCTTGGTCCTGGAATGCCAAACTATTTATAGGTAGCAAGATTTCCCTTAATCTTCAAGGCATAATAGCCATGAAAAATGAAAGTTTGGTTAAATTGAAAAAGGTTTGGAGTGAAAAGAAGGAATGGGTGTCCCGCGAGGAGCGCTACTATATCAAGGGCTCAGAGATCACACCATTGCCAGAGGATTTAATAGATGGTTATATGCTGGGCGGTACTGCTGTGCCCTATGATGACACATTAATTGAACCGAAGGAACCACATCCGGCTGGTCTTCACTTCGTAGGCTTCGTCGAGTGGGAGTCTATACCTGATGAATACTTTTGCGGTGATTCCCTATACATGCTGGTACACCAGAAGGGCAATTCCGTTTCGGCCAGGAAGCTAGATGCCCTGGTCAGAGCCCTTATACTTAAGAAACGTGTGATTCTGTGTtggaaaatatttagtttaaagTTCAATACGCCCAGAGTTGTGGTATTAATTCCACAACAGCCGGAGGAGAATAAACCGGCTAGTTTATATATGTTGGAGCTATCCTATCATGCCCAGCATCATTTCTGGGACTTCCCGTCGTTGCGGACTGCCAAAACCGAGTCGAATTCTGACCAATTAGAGGCAATTGATAATCTTATCGACAGCATGGATCTGGAGTGTACCCTCAAGGACACTCAAATGCCTCGAGCCTGTGCCCAAAATGATCTTTTACCCTTCGATGGTCTGCCAAGCATTTATGAACAGAATATTATGGATGtgctggagtataaagtccttgATAGAGTTTCAAACGATGAGcaatttaaaaagttaaagGAGGAAAGGAAGTTCGTGGACGTTTTCTGGAGTGTGCCGGAAGCTATTGAAGAGAAATCAAAACAGGCAGCCAATGCAGTGAAAAAACTTTTCCCATTAGAGCGCAGTCTAGCCTGGCAGGAGAAACTTAAAGCCAAGGAGCTCGAAGAGCAATCCCTGCCAATTAAACAAGAACGTAAAGACCTCGAGAGTCCTTTGCACTTAAATAATATTGGTTTAGTCAATCCTGCTCAAGACTATAAGCAAATTCTGGACAACCTAAAAACTCTTTCCAACACCACCTTACGAGATAGCCAATTTCAGGTTCATTCCGCTCAAATGCGTGTGGTTATCCTTACGCTAATGGAACGTAAGAACTTGAATTTGGAGCAACTTAAGGATGTCATTCAATTGTACAGAAATAGTTGCTTGGATTTCAATTCGCTCAAAGAATATGATCAATTCGCCAGCGAACTAAAGAAAAAGGCAACCGACAAGCAATTAAAGGAGTTCTGGGAGAAAATCATAGTGGAACTACAATTGGGTCCCTTGCTAATAGGTGAACCCACTCTGGATGATGAGTTAAGATTGAAAGCTTTCTACACCATTGAACACTGGCCAGAGGCTATGGATGAGTAG
- the LOC6643979 gene encoding retinaldehyde-binding protein 1, with protein MLLFLRSRVEYTAEQLFKIKQLRQLVEKSDVLHVGTDDIFLTKFLHYTHWDTIKAYQAIHAYYDFKHKHPNWVARHPVDYYQKLFYATHARFVMPNVDKNGRVLVIFKTVDAFQQFPDYLQSLVEIDDLIFESLLMLPRVQEHGITVICDLQGTTRNFLRQFSPSFMKIVNDKNGVIPFTQRIVHIIQRGFLMHVTSTLFMPFMNKEFKEKIFTHDGKHLSKLREMIGYESLPAEYGGPATNVLDTNLIFNYLSQNSKYLEKLQDYEKRPV; from the exons ATGTTACTATTCCTACGATCCCGAGTGGAGTACACAGCGGAACagcttttcaaaataaaacagCTGCGACAACTAGTGGAAA AATCGGATGTACTTCATGTGGGCACGGATGATATATTTCTAACGAAATTCCTTCATTACACACACTGGGATACAATAAAAGCCTATCAAGCTATACATGCCTACTACGATTTCAAGCACAAACATCCCAACTGGGTGGCCCGGCATCCTGTGGACTATTATCAAAAGTTATTCTATGCCACACATGCGCGTTTCGTGATGCCAAATGTGGATAAAAATGGACGAGTTTTGGTCATTTTTAAGACAGTCGATGCTTTCCAGCAGTTTCCAGACTATCTGCAGAGTCTGGTGGAGatcgatgatttgattttcGAATCGCTTTTAATGCTACCGCGTGTCCAGGAGCATGGTATCACGGTTATATGTGATCTACAGGG CACCACACGAAATTTTCTGAGACAATTTTCACCGTCATTTATGAAAATAGTCAATGATAAAAATGGTGTTATACCCTTTACACAACGCATAGTTCACATTATTCAACGCGGTTTTCTTATGCATGTGACCTCCACTCTATTCATGCCCTTTATGAACAAAGAGTTCAAGGAGAAG aTCTTCACACACGATGGCAAACATCTTAGCAAATTGCGGGAAATGATTGGTTATGAGAGTCTGCCAGCTGAATATGGAGGACCTGCAACCAATGTCCTTGAcacaaatttgatttttaattatttgagtCAAAATTCCAAATATCTTGAAAAATTGCAGGATTATGAAAAACGGCCGGTATAA